A single region of the Populus nigra chromosome 2, ddPopNigr1.1, whole genome shotgun sequence genome encodes:
- the LOC133682989 gene encoding uncharacterized protein LOC133682989 produces MGNCVFKGFSLEVEEMIKVVTTNGGIMELYSPITAECITNEFPGHAIYRSRDLFSQPLFHNEELHGGQPYYLLPINTSTTSLNNTNNNNSINSLSSSTSSSKLTPYRMSFDNQRMLKRSSTEAEVFPRYNSTGVWKVKLVICPEQLAEILAQETRTEELIESVRTVAKCGNGVSSSLANSDQSSLSSSRKGSSDQKFSRDI; encoded by the coding sequence ATGGGGAATTGCGTGTTCAAAGGATTTAGCTTAGAAGTAGAAGAAATGATAAAAGTTGTGACAACAAATGGTGGTATCATGGAGTTGTACTCACCCATCACGGCAGAGTGCATAACCAACGAGTTTCCTGGCCACGCCATCTACCGTAGCCGTGACCTCTTCTCTCAACCTCTCTTCCACAATGAAGAACTCCACGGCGGCCAACCCTACTACCTTCTCCCTATAAACACCAGCACTACCTCATtgaacaatacaaacaacaacaacagcataAATTCTTTGTCTTCCTCTACTTCATCATCCAAACTTACGCCTTATCGGATGTCGTTTGATAATCAGAGGATGTTGAAGCGATCATCTACGGAAGCTGAGGTGTTTCCAAGGTATAATAGCACAGGGGTTTGGAAGGTTAAGCTAGTGATATGCCCCGAGCAGTTGGCAGAGATACTGGCACAAGAGACACGAACTGAGGAGTTGATAGAGAGTGTGAGGACTGTTGCTAAGTGTGGAAATGGGGTCTCTTCTTCACTGGCTAACTCGGATCAATCAAGTTTATCTAGTAGCCGGAAAGGATCGTCGGATCAGAAATTTAGTAGGGATATTTAA